In Luteibacter mycovicinus, a genomic segment contains:
- a CDS encoding RNA polymerase sigma factor, which produces MNAVRHTMDSSEAGASPGGKRAAQVVALFREHNSALVAFLRARLNSLADAQEVAQEVYLKLLALDDATKIDSPRAFLFRAASNLAVDKLRMRNVRALAPVDPDADDWHVTPIPEQHASAHEQWRDLRQALDELPPKTSRAFVMHVIDGRDFASIAKDMKLSERMVRYHVGNALAHCRERRDRAENPS; this is translated from the coding sequence ATGAACGCGGTCAGACACACCATGGACTCTTCCGAGGCAGGCGCCTCACCGGGGGGCAAGCGCGCCGCCCAGGTGGTCGCCCTGTTCCGTGAGCACAACTCGGCTCTTGTCGCCTTCCTGCGGGCACGGCTGAATTCGCTTGCCGACGCCCAGGAGGTGGCCCAGGAGGTCTATCTGAAACTGCTTGCGCTGGACGACGCGACGAAGATCGATTCGCCGCGTGCGTTTCTGTTCCGTGCGGCCTCCAATCTGGCCGTGGACAAGCTGCGGATGCGGAACGTACGCGCCCTGGCCCCGGTCGATCCCGATGCCGACGACTGGCATGTCACGCCGATTCCCGAACAACACGCGTCGGCCCACGAGCAATGGCGCGACCTGCGTCAGGCCCTGGACGAGTTGCCACCCAAGACCAGCCGCGCCTTCGTTATGCACGTGATCGACGGACGCGACTTCGCCTCCATCGCGAAGGACATGAAGCTCAGCGAGCGCATGGTGCGCTACCACGTCGGCAATGCCCTGGCGCATTGCCGAGAACGCCGCGACCGCGCGGAGAACCCCTCGTGA
- a CDS encoding methyl-accepting chemotaxis protein produces MTSFNRFRIATRLAVLGAILLAATVIVGIGGWRGLARMHEVQVASARTALAYSTAADTARVAQVDFKKQVQEWKDLLLRGADPAAFQKYRAAFGTQADAVKADLERLRAQLAGVGSSVAEIDAIEATHATLREKYLAALAQYTASNPGSAHVVDGLVKGIDRAPTAAIDDIVARVQKESAVTSARLEHESAAAFRAALILLGAVVLGAVALGVVITVLLAQSITRPIGRAVSVAEAVAEGDLSTDILVHGRDETAQLLGALARMNRQLRQVVTTIRQGAEEISQSTGEIAEGNLDLSSRTSEQAAALEETASSMQEFTSSVNGNAANAREARGIAEASLLGAQEGEVAMRDAVDAMDRIADVSGRIADITAVSDRIASQTHILALNAAVEAARAGEAGRGFHIVAAEVRTLAGHSKQAANEIRLLVNESVETIADGARRIGSAGSAMTELSSGVERMTHSVRSIATVSDAEAAGILQVNEAVRQIDEVTQSNSALVEEAAAAADAVKQRARELVDSVAFFQLDAA; encoded by the coding sequence ATGACGTCGTTCAACCGTTTTCGTATCGCCACCCGGCTTGCCGTCCTGGGTGCCATTCTCCTTGCCGCGACGGTCATCGTCGGCATCGGTGGCTGGCGCGGCCTTGCCCGTATGCACGAGGTCCAGGTGGCGTCGGCCCGCACGGCGCTGGCCTATTCCACCGCGGCGGATACCGCTCGCGTGGCCCAGGTCGACTTCAAGAAGCAGGTCCAGGAATGGAAGGACCTGTTGCTTCGCGGTGCCGATCCCGCCGCCTTCCAGAAGTACCGCGCGGCGTTCGGCACGCAGGCGGACGCCGTGAAGGCGGACCTGGAGCGGCTGCGTGCGCAGCTGGCCGGCGTGGGGTCGTCCGTGGCCGAAATCGACGCCATCGAAGCGACGCACGCCACCCTGCGCGAGAAATACCTTGCCGCGCTTGCCCAGTACACGGCGTCCAATCCGGGAAGTGCGCACGTCGTCGATGGGCTGGTGAAGGGAATCGACCGCGCTCCGACGGCCGCGATCGATGACATCGTGGCCCGGGTGCAGAAGGAGTCGGCGGTGACCTCGGCCCGTCTGGAACACGAAAGCGCCGCGGCCTTCCGCGCCGCCCTGATTCTGCTCGGTGCGGTCGTGCTGGGCGCGGTCGCGCTCGGTGTGGTGATCACCGTGCTGCTCGCGCAGAGCATTACGCGGCCGATCGGTCGGGCCGTCTCCGTCGCGGAAGCCGTGGCCGAAGGCGATCTTTCGACTGACATCCTCGTCCACGGCCGTGACGAGACGGCGCAGTTGCTGGGCGCGCTGGCCCGCATGAACCGACAGCTGCGCCAGGTCGTGACGACGATCCGCCAGGGGGCGGAAGAAATTTCGCAGTCGACCGGTGAGATTGCCGAAGGCAACCTGGACCTCTCGTCGCGCACGAGCGAGCAGGCCGCCGCGCTCGAAGAGACGGCCTCGTCCATGCAGGAATTCACGAGCAGCGTAAACGGCAATGCCGCGAACGCGCGCGAGGCGCGCGGCATCGCTGAAGCATCGTTGCTCGGCGCGCAGGAAGGCGAGGTCGCCATGCGCGACGCGGTCGACGCAATGGACCGCATCGCCGACGTGTCCGGCCGGATCGCCGACATCACCGCCGTCAGCGACCGGATTGCCTCGCAGACCCACATCCTCGCACTCAACGCGGCCGTGGAAGCGGCACGTGCCGGTGAGGCGGGACGCGGTTTTCATATCGTCGCGGCGGAAGTACGCACGCTGGCGGGTCACTCGAAGCAGGCGGCCAACGAGATCCGCCTCCTGGTGAACGAATCGGTCGAGACGATCGCCGACGGCGCCCGCCGCATCGGCAGCGCAGGCAGCGCCATGACCGAACTCTCCAGCGGCGTCGAGCGCATGACTCATTCCGTGCGTTCCATCGCCACGGTCAGTGACGCCGAGGCAGCGGGCATCCTTCAGGTGAACGAGGCCGTGCGTCAGATCGACGAGGTCACCCAGAGCAATTCGGCCCTGGTGGAAGAGGCCGCGGCGGCCGCCGACGCCGTGAAGCAACGGGCGCGCGAACTGGTCGACAGCGTGGCCTTCTTTCAGCTCGACGCCGCCTGA
- a CDS encoding TonB-dependent siderophore receptor: MQYSLRGRRRAISGALALVLAHGAACAAEVPADGFSSAPVAFAIAPQPLATALLAWGKQANVQVLTASGSIASWRSGGAQGVLTPNAALDELLQGTDLERESYDARTVVVRQRQKPGNATPAPGDPAAPFDPADVVPLATVDVQGLVQDGGFKADTTRSVTRNDAHLTDVPQSISVVTRDVIESQQAVDIGDVARYVAGVQYVDGYGGAPLFLIRGFDAGHGMTDGMPNGIARTEDLPPLIGIERVEVLRGPEAILGDASQNNNFGGSVNVVMKRPQAETVRTLTYSLGKYDGGRLGIDLAGTASKDGSVTYRLVAAGQRGEKTDEGDGGGHGAYVAPSLAWQGERTRVMGGLEFVDNRVPGPEHTVLLGASLASASPYRSVPGTPGDTSTYRTGRAVFELDHEFEDWTFHSQGQYVRQRSDGNSWSYVSSGFGTQSNVLSAVARSFRYTGTYWTWQNDLTRTFRYGDVTHTVLVGVDLARTHAGDGGSGTTTETESGADDITDRDAYVTTRPLAYDLRTGATMSAKYNALIAPVSTTVQTLGGSWQTNAGVYLQDQVAIGDDWNVLAALRRTTYKLETHWTDGSPRTIRKARWIPKLGIVYKLTPGIALYADSSTGFQPDPLLGKDGQPLPVATSRQVELGGKFDLSDHRARLTAAVYRIHVDHSVDLVSPEPPFFATPGPGQTNRGVELEFSGRVAEGLDVLASVTEARIHNNDDTRPTGSPRHQAAAWASYRFGDGDTKPWGIGAGILARSRSIGRTSGDGQYFGIPGQASVETNVSRYGRNWRLTLGVKNLFARTLYAVNFDETFVPIRQGRVVLLSGSYDF; the protein is encoded by the coding sequence TTGCAGTACTCGCTTCGCGGGCGCCGGCGCGCAATCTCCGGCGCGCTGGCGTTAGTGCTCGCGCACGGCGCCGCCTGCGCCGCCGAGGTTCCGGCCGATGGTTTCAGCTCCGCTCCCGTCGCGTTCGCCATCGCGCCGCAGCCGCTGGCCACGGCGCTGCTGGCCTGGGGTAAACAGGCCAACGTGCAGGTGCTCACCGCGTCCGGCTCGATCGCAAGCTGGCGATCCGGTGGTGCGCAGGGTGTTCTCACGCCGAACGCCGCCCTCGATGAACTGCTGCAGGGCACGGATCTCGAACGGGAGTCATATGACGCCCGCACGGTCGTCGTGCGCCAGCGGCAGAAACCCGGCAACGCGACGCCGGCGCCCGGCGATCCGGCCGCTCCCTTCGATCCGGCGGATGTCGTTCCGCTGGCGACGGTCGACGTGCAGGGTCTGGTGCAGGACGGCGGTTTCAAGGCGGACACCACCCGAAGCGTCACGCGCAACGATGCCCACCTGACCGATGTGCCGCAGTCGATCTCCGTGGTGACACGCGACGTGATCGAGTCACAACAGGCGGTCGATATCGGCGATGTCGCGCGCTATGTCGCCGGTGTGCAGTACGTCGACGGTTATGGCGGCGCGCCGCTGTTTCTCATCCGCGGTTTCGATGCCGGCCATGGCATGACGGATGGCATGCCTAATGGCATCGCTCGCACCGAGGATCTGCCACCGCTGATCGGCATCGAACGTGTCGAAGTACTGCGCGGCCCCGAAGCCATTCTTGGCGACGCGTCGCAGAACAATAATTTCGGTGGCTCGGTCAACGTCGTGATGAAGCGGCCACAGGCCGAGACGGTGCGCACGCTCACGTATTCACTGGGCAAGTACGACGGTGGCAGGCTCGGTATCGATCTCGCGGGCACCGCATCGAAGGACGGTTCGGTGACGTACCGCCTTGTCGCTGCGGGGCAGCGCGGCGAGAAAACTGACGAAGGCGATGGTGGCGGTCATGGCGCTTACGTCGCGCCGTCGCTCGCATGGCAAGGCGAGCGCACCCGTGTCATGGGCGGGCTGGAATTCGTGGACAACCGGGTCCCCGGACCGGAGCACACCGTCCTGCTCGGCGCCTCGCTGGCCTCCGCGTCGCCGTATCGCTCCGTCCCCGGCACACCGGGCGACACCTCGACCTACCGCACCGGACGCGCCGTGTTCGAGCTCGATCACGAGTTCGAGGACTGGACGTTCCACAGCCAGGGCCAATACGTCCGCCAGCGCAGCGACGGCAACAGCTGGTCGTATGTGTCGAGCGGCTTCGGCACGCAGAGCAACGTCCTGTCGGCCGTCGCGCGCTCGTTTCGCTACACCGGCACCTACTGGACCTGGCAGAACGACCTCACCCGCACGTTCCGCTACGGCGACGTCACGCACACGGTTCTGGTCGGCGTCGACCTCGCCCGCACCCACGCGGGTGACGGCGGCAGCGGCACGACAACCGAAACGGAAAGCGGCGCCGACGACATCACCGATCGCGATGCCTACGTAACGACCCGTCCGCTGGCGTACGACCTGCGCACTGGCGCGACCATGTCCGCCAAATACAATGCGCTGATCGCGCCGGTGAGTACCACGGTGCAGACGCTCGGCGGCTCGTGGCAAACGAACGCCGGCGTCTACCTGCAGGATCAGGTCGCGATCGGCGACGACTGGAACGTCCTTGCCGCCCTGCGTCGAACGACCTACAAGCTGGAGACGCACTGGACCGACGGGTCTCCCCGCACGATCCGCAAGGCGCGCTGGATTCCCAAGCTGGGCATCGTCTACAAGCTGACGCCCGGGATAGCGCTGTACGCCGACTCGTCGACGGGTTTCCAGCCGGACCCGCTGCTGGGCAAGGACGGCCAGCCGTTGCCCGTCGCCACGTCCCGCCAGGTGGAACTCGGCGGCAAATTCGACCTGTCCGACCATCGCGCGCGACTGACCGCGGCGGTCTATCGCATCCATGTCGATCACAGCGTCGACCTGGTATCGCCGGAACCGCCGTTCTTCGCCACGCCCGGACCGGGCCAGACCAACCGCGGCGTGGAGCTGGAGTTTTCCGGTCGTGTCGCCGAGGGTCTCGATGTGCTGGCCAGCGTGACGGAAGCACGTATCCACAACAACGACGACACCCGCCCCACCGGTTCTCCAAGGCATCAGGCCGCCGCATGGGCGAGCTATCGTTTCGGCGACGGCGACACCAAACCCTGGGGCATCGGCGCCGGCATCCTCGCCCGCAGCCGCAGCATCGGGCGGACCAGCGGCGATGGGCAGTACTTCGGCATTCCCGGCCAGGCCAGCGTGGAAACCAACGTGTCGCGGTACGGCAGGAACTGGCGGCTGACGCTGGGCGTGAAGAACCTCTTCGCCCGTACGCTGTACGCGGTGAATTTCGATGA
- a CDS encoding ArnT family glycosyltransferase, with amino-acid sequence MLIALAVLAAGIGLRDPWPPDEPRFALVARQMLESGQWLFPHRGMELYSDKPPMLMWTEAAWMWLTGGWRGAFLLTSLLSGLGTLALVWHAGRRLWDARTGLYAAIVVLSTMQFIDVIRHAQIDPLSLFWITLGNVGILIHCLRGPSWRMYWLGCFAAGLGVITKGVGIVALLMLIPYGVMRFRRWPGVTRTQGDGWRWAGGALAFLIAVSLWLAPMLIAAYGLRTPEYLAYVQDILFRQTAERYANSWQHAEYPWFFLGVILQEWVPVWLLIPLMLPRWREALRLREPRVWMPLVSFLLILVFFSIPRGKRAIYILPALPMLALAIAPYIGELLKARWLQRFCLALTAICGAVFGGVGLWALLKQPRAAQKMAARYELTDGGHTLWLALVVIGVLFLVCAALWRTRRGVIALLVGMAAGWIVWPVMTYPALNANESARQVMMRADQLIGADGQLGLVLWREENLLQAVRPVKEFGFSRSGPEQLADGRAWQREDPSHRWLLVTGQALDDCVVKERVVFVGLANGLRYSLLPSAASKAACVPSGLVTDR; translated from the coding sequence ATGCTCATCGCCCTGGCGGTGCTGGCGGCGGGAATAGGACTGCGCGACCCGTGGCCGCCTGACGAACCCCGCTTTGCTCTCGTGGCGCGGCAAATGCTCGAATCCGGCCAGTGGCTGTTTCCCCATCGTGGGATGGAGCTCTACTCGGACAAGCCGCCGATGCTCATGTGGACCGAGGCGGCGTGGATGTGGCTCACCGGTGGCTGGCGTGGCGCCTTCCTGCTGACCTCGCTGTTATCGGGCCTGGGCACGCTGGCGCTGGTCTGGCACGCCGGACGCCGTCTCTGGGACGCTCGCACCGGTCTGTACGCGGCGATCGTCGTGCTGTCGACGATGCAGTTCATCGACGTGATCCGGCATGCGCAGATCGATCCGCTCTCGCTGTTCTGGATTACGCTGGGCAACGTCGGCATCCTGATCCATTGCCTGCGTGGTCCGAGCTGGCGCATGTACTGGCTCGGGTGCTTCGCGGCGGGGCTCGGGGTGATCACCAAGGGCGTCGGTATCGTCGCGCTGCTCATGTTGATTCCTTACGGCGTCATGCGTTTCCGGCGATGGCCGGGCGTCACGCGCACGCAGGGCGACGGCTGGCGCTGGGCCGGCGGTGCGCTGGCTTTCCTGATCGCCGTGTCGCTCTGGCTCGCGCCGATGCTGATCGCCGCGTACGGGCTGCGCACGCCGGAATACCTGGCCTACGTGCAGGACATCCTGTTCCGCCAGACGGCGGAACGGTACGCCAACTCCTGGCAGCACGCGGAGTACCCGTGGTTCTTCCTTGGGGTCATCCTGCAGGAATGGGTGCCGGTATGGCTGCTGATTCCCCTCATGCTGCCGCGCTGGCGCGAGGCGTTGCGCCTGCGCGAGCCGCGCGTCTGGATGCCGCTGGTGTCGTTTCTGCTCATCCTGGTGTTTTTTTCGATCCCCCGGGGCAAGCGGGCGATTTACATCCTGCCGGCCTTGCCGATGCTGGCGCTGGCGATCGCGCCTTACATCGGCGAGTTGCTGAAGGCACGCTGGTTGCAGCGGTTCTGTCTGGCACTCACTGCAATCTGCGGCGCCGTGTTTGGCGGCGTCGGACTGTGGGCGCTGCTGAAGCAGCCCAGAGCGGCGCAGAAGATGGCGGCCCGCTACGAGCTGACCGACGGCGGCCATACGTTGTGGCTCGCGCTGGTGGTGATCGGTGTGCTGTTCCTCGTCTGCGCGGCGCTCTGGCGGACGCGACGCGGTGTCATTGCGTTGCTGGTGGGCATGGCGGCGGGCTGGATCGTCTGGCCGGTGATGACCTACCCGGCGTTGAATGCCAATGAATCGGCGCGACAGGTGATGATGCGCGCCGACCAGCTGATCGGCGCCGACGGACAGCTTGGCCTGGTGTTGTGGCGCGAGGAAAACCTGTTGCAGGCCGTGCGGCCGGTGAAGGAATTCGGCTTCAGCAGGAGCGGTCCGGAGCAACTGGCCGATGGGCGTGCCTGGCAGAGGGAAGATCCGTCGCATCGCTGGCTCCTGGTGACCGGGCAGGCGCTGGACGACTGCGTGGTGAAGGAGCGGGTCGTGTTCGTCGGGCTGGCCAACGGGCTACGGTATTCCTTGCTGCCTTCGGCGGCTTCGAAAGCGGCATGCGTGCCGTCAGGGCTCGTGACCGATCGCTAG
- a CDS encoding FecR family protein yields the protein MTLTPVSIDRPVEHTAADWWAQLRDPDLPEQALLDWSDWLEADPRHAEAFERASALAEAAGAMAPSLRERFVQRYAPAPLHPDRARRPRIAMAAAAVAALALLGAGAFIGLRPSHEASTRQYASERAGHRDIDLPDGSSIELGGATSVTTRYGHDERAIDLDAGEAFFRVAHAERPFVVNAGPLRIRDLGTAFNVRRTGDRVTVAVTEGRVQVSPTGAQGDDGTIELGAGREVSFDPETHAMRILDVDPATATAWRGHRLEFVNEPLSSVVDNVNRYSSRPIRLADPALGRLTFTGTVQVDTIDSWVAALPRVFPVRVDAYTDRLELTRQTAMTRGARPR from the coding sequence GTGACCCTGACCCCCGTTAGCATCGATCGCCCTGTCGAACACACCGCCGCGGACTGGTGGGCCCAGCTGCGCGATCCCGACCTGCCCGAACAGGCGCTGCTGGACTGGAGCGACTGGCTCGAGGCCGATCCGCGCCATGCGGAAGCGTTCGAGCGCGCCTCGGCGCTGGCCGAGGCGGCGGGCGCCATGGCCCCGTCGCTGCGCGAACGCTTCGTGCAGCGTTACGCCCCGGCCCCGCTCCATCCGGATCGTGCACGGCGGCCGCGCATCGCGATGGCAGCCGCTGCGGTGGCGGCGCTGGCTCTGCTCGGGGCGGGCGCATTCATCGGCCTGCGCCCGTCCCATGAGGCTTCGACTCGCCAGTACGCCAGCGAACGTGCCGGCCATCGCGATATCGACCTGCCCGATGGCTCCAGCATCGAGCTGGGGGGCGCGACCTCGGTGACCACGCGCTATGGCCACGACGAGCGGGCGATCGATCTGGATGCGGGCGAGGCCTTCTTCCGGGTGGCGCATGCCGAGCGTCCGTTCGTCGTCAATGCCGGGCCACTGCGTATTCGCGACCTCGGCACGGCGTTCAACGTGCGCCGCACCGGCGACCGGGTCACCGTGGCGGTGACCGAAGGCCGGGTGCAGGTATCGCCGACGGGCGCCCAGGGCGACGACGGCACCATTGAACTCGGTGCCGGGCGCGAAGTCTCATTCGATCCGGAGACTCACGCCATGCGCATTCTGGACGTCGATCCGGCCACGGCTACCGCGTGGCGCGGCCATCGGCTGGAATTCGTCAATGAGCCGCTGTCGTCCGTGGTCGACAACGTCAACCGTTACAGCAGCCGGCCTATCCGCCTCGCCGATCCCGCGCTGGGCAGGCTGACGTTTACCGGCACCGTGCAGGTCGATACCATCGACAGCTGGGTGGCGGCACTGCCCCGGGTGTTTCCGGTGCGCGTCGATGCCTATACCGACCGGCTGGAACTCACCCGTCAGACCGCCATGACGCGGGGTGCCAGGCCGCGCTGA